A genomic stretch from Marinobacter fonticola includes:
- a CDS encoding ATP-binding protein, which yields MPRLTLKRQLLIACLLTLLIPWAGLQFVLELDQALRQQASSQLARQAERLASTIRRDREAQLPAQQASQRVLYADALSRPLYLDGYGDDWPTWSEETDSAYASPVTASEPVQWQAAVDRQNLYLLIRVRQAPGRYFDPGQPQRPHAHVRLYLSRDGQPHTREIRTPAPGPVVAQSTGTNGASDFRVTGVWQATGQGYQVELRMPRPALNTPVGFEVWHPDAGMSGGYSVLGNMGYDANRHLPHLLHPIRALEAEIQPLLAAGQRALVIHDKGWVLADSSTPVPESETDFDQLGPWQIVEQITLNGLRAMLRRYQPEPTRLPQNASHYHLGTLPKEGLVRHGSDESALVYRTTLNDMNTTPVTLVLEQSLKDILALSGDTLGRVIVRSVFFVGLLVLILLGYASWLSWRIAKLQRNVAASFDADGRLIQRMPQNTSQDELGDLSRQFSHLVDNLQGYTDYLESFARRLSHELKTPVAVVRSSLENLKHDAPNVAGSPYIARASQATDRLSQILQGMSEAARLEKSFDQVEPEVFDLADVASQAAAAYESLDPDHAIRYAGPASGCKMSGSPELIVQLLDKLVDNARDFTPAGGLIEVRLVAQGARWRLQVFNAGPPLPDHLASEIFNPFVSLREGAQEGHLGQGLQIVRLITAYHRGEVHARNSQNPDGVVFDVRLPRQA from the coding sequence ATGCCCCGCCTGACCCTCAAGCGCCAGCTGCTGATCGCCTGCCTGTTAACGTTGCTGATCCCCTGGGCGGGCCTGCAGTTTGTGCTGGAGCTCGATCAGGCCCTGCGACAACAGGCCTCCAGCCAATTGGCGCGGCAGGCTGAACGCCTGGCCAGCACGATTCGGCGCGACCGGGAAGCCCAGCTCCCGGCCCAGCAAGCGTCACAGCGCGTTCTCTATGCCGACGCGCTGAGTCGTCCACTCTATCTGGATGGTTACGGCGACGATTGGCCCACCTGGAGCGAGGAAACCGACTCTGCCTACGCTTCGCCGGTCACGGCTTCCGAACCCGTACAGTGGCAAGCCGCGGTGGATCGGCAGAACCTTTACCTATTGATTCGCGTGCGCCAGGCCCCGGGCCGCTACTTCGACCCCGGACAACCGCAACGCCCCCACGCCCACGTACGGCTCTATCTAAGTCGTGACGGCCAGCCCCACACCCGGGAAATTCGCACGCCGGCTCCAGGTCCGGTGGTGGCTCAGTCCACGGGTACCAACGGCGCCAGCGATTTCCGCGTGACCGGCGTATGGCAGGCAACGGGCCAGGGCTACCAGGTGGAGCTGCGTATGCCGCGCCCGGCTCTGAATACTCCCGTGGGTTTCGAGGTCTGGCACCCGGATGCCGGCATGTCGGGTGGTTATAGCGTACTTGGTAACATGGGCTACGATGCCAATCGGCACCTCCCCCATCTGCTGCACCCTATTCGTGCCCTGGAAGCCGAGATTCAACCGCTACTGGCGGCTGGCCAACGGGCGCTGGTGATTCACGATAAAGGCTGGGTGCTGGCTGACAGCTCGACGCCGGTCCCCGAAAGCGAAACGGATTTCGATCAGCTCGGTCCGTGGCAGATCGTTGAGCAGATTACGCTGAATGGCTTGCGGGCCATGCTTCGACGGTACCAGCCCGAACCCACCCGGCTACCGCAAAATGCCTCGCATTACCACTTGGGGACTCTGCCTAAGGAGGGGCTGGTACGTCACGGCAGCGACGAGTCGGCGCTCGTCTATCGAACGACGCTAAACGACATGAACACGACGCCGGTGACGCTGGTTCTGGAACAATCGCTGAAAGACATCCTCGCTCTGTCCGGCGATACCCTGGGCCGTGTCATCGTGCGCAGCGTCTTCTTCGTCGGGCTACTAGTGCTGATCCTGCTAGGCTATGCCAGCTGGCTGTCCTGGCGCATTGCCAAACTGCAGCGCAACGTGGCTGCCAGCTTCGACGCCGACGGGCGCCTGATACAGCGCATGCCGCAAAACACCTCCCAGGACGAGCTGGGCGACCTTTCGCGCCAGTTCAGCCACCTGGTGGATAACCTTCAGGGCTACACCGATTACCTGGAGAGTTTTGCCCGGCGCCTCTCACACGAGCTCAAGACGCCCGTGGCCGTGGTGCGCTCATCGCTGGAAAACCTCAAGCACGACGCACCCAATGTGGCCGGCTCACCCTATATCGCCCGAGCCTCACAAGCCACCGACCGGCTGAGTCAAATCCTGCAGGGCATGAGCGAAGCCGCCCGGCTGGAAAAGAGTTTCGACCAGGTCGAGCCGGAAGTCTTCGATCTGGCGGATGTCGCCAGCCAGGCCGCGGCGGCCTACGAGAGCCTCGACCCGGACCATGCCATTCGCTACGCCGGCCCGGCCTCCGGCTGCAAGATGTCCGGGTCGCCGGAGTTGATTGTGCAACTGCTGGACAAGCTGGTGGATAACGCCCGGGACTTTACGCCGGCAGGCGGCCTGATCGAGGTGCGACTGGTGGCTCAGGGAGCCCGATGGCGATTGCAGGTCTTCAATGCCGGGCCACCCCTGCCCGACCATCTGGCCAGCGAAATCTTCAATCCCTTCGTATCCCTGCGCGAGGGTGCGCAGGAAGGCCACCTCGGCCAGGGGTTGCAAATTGTACGGCTGATCACGGCCTATCACCGGGGCGAGGTACACGCCCGCAATAGCCAAAACCCGGACGGTGTGGTGTTCGACGTCAGGCTACCGCGACAGGCATGA
- a CDS encoding DUF4124 domain-containing protein — protein sequence MRPHLYALIIAMSLSTAVSAEIFQCRQANGQVLFSDHACADDARIVHVDPVLTGGRLDTGTDVETWQPDKRPRDRASSGCDRGYIQSTQLRTYRARRQVQLGMSAKQVRYVLGAPNAKNGQWWIYERKGEETGRYKIVGGCLDKWR from the coding sequence ATGCGCCCTCACCTTTACGCGCTCATTATCGCCATGAGCCTCAGTACCGCTGTATCAGCTGAAATTTTTCAATGTCGCCAGGCCAACGGCCAGGTGCTCTTCTCCGATCACGCCTGTGCAGACGACGCCCGCATTGTGCATGTCGACCCGGTTCTCACCGGTGGACGGTTGGATACCGGAACGGATGTGGAGACCTGGCAGCCGGACAAGCGCCCGCGCGACCGGGCCTCCTCCGGCTGCGACCGCGGTTATATCCAGTCCACACAGCTACGCACCTACCGCGCACGCCGTCAGGTTCAGCTGGGCATGAGTGCCAAGCAGGTGCGCTATGTCCTGGGGGCACCCAATGCGAAGAACGGTCAGTGGTGGATCTACGAGCGCAAGGGCGAAGAGACCGGTCGCTACAAGATCGTCGGCGGCTGTCTCGATAAATGGCGCTGA
- a CDS encoding spermidine synthase, which produces MGALFEQIDSQPSAIGEITLRRRRIPALGERDIYEVKLGEEFLMSSMFVDAEVALADLALGELGDDSLDVVVGGLGLGYTAEAALKDQRVNELLVVEALDTVIGWHRQEKVPLGRVFNQDGRCRFVHGSFFDLAVGAAGGFDPKQPSRRFHAILLDIDHSPSDLLNATNADFYRVDSLGQMANQLHEGGVFAVWSNEPPAESFMAILRDVFVDVEARVVRFFNPFQNGESSNTVYLARKAALE; this is translated from the coding sequence ATGGGCGCTCTGTTCGAGCAGATTGACAGCCAGCCTTCGGCCATTGGCGAGATTACGCTGAGACGCCGCCGCATACCGGCACTGGGCGAACGAGATATCTATGAAGTGAAACTGGGCGAGGAATTTCTCATGTCCAGTATGTTCGTCGACGCGGAAGTGGCGCTGGCGGATCTGGCGCTCGGTGAGCTCGGGGACGACAGCCTGGATGTGGTGGTCGGCGGTCTGGGCCTGGGCTATACCGCCGAAGCCGCCTTGAAGGACCAGAGAGTGAACGAGCTACTGGTCGTCGAGGCGCTGGATACCGTGATTGGCTGGCATCGCCAGGAGAAAGTCCCGCTCGGCCGGGTCTTCAATCAGGATGGACGCTGCCGTTTTGTGCACGGCAGTTTCTTTGACTTGGCGGTCGGCGCGGCCGGCGGTTTTGATCCGAAGCAACCCTCACGTCGCTTCCACGCCATCCTGCTGGATATCGACCATTCGCCCAGCGACCTTTTGAACGCGACGAATGCAGACTTCTACCGCGTGGACAGCCTCGGGCAGATGGCGAACCAGCTCCACGAGGGAGGCGTCTTCGCGGTCTGGTCCAACGAGCCGCCGGCAGAGTCCTTCATGGCGATATTGCGCGACGTCTTCGTCGACGTCGAGGCGAGAGTGGTCCGCTTCTTCAACCCGTTCCAGAATGGCGAATCATCGAATACGGTTTACCTGGCCCGCAAAGCGGCGCTTGAATAG
- a CDS encoding threonine ammonia-lyase, with translation MTESSLPDLQTIQEAETRIRPYLQETPALTVSDLNALMEGPLWLKLENLQRTGSFKARGALNWVLGADEDELRDGLVTVSAGNHALALAWAAAQRKTHLTVVMPEGSSPLKIRRTEALGADVIIRGTIQEAVAHCHALRDKQGLTLVHPYNDPRVMAGQGTVGLELLRQCPDMKRVICPIGGGGLISGLGLALKSERPDVELIGVEPEGAATMRNAWDRNDADAALDTVETWAASLAPAVVGNHTFAATRQVVDHIVTVTEAGIRQATQHLLSDAHLFVEPGASVGLAALLENKAAFSPDETVLVLTGANLDLEQVVRCLD, from the coding sequence ATGACTGAATCATCGCTACCGGATTTGCAAACCATCCAGGAGGCGGAAACCCGCATCCGCCCCTATCTGCAGGAAACGCCGGCGCTTACCGTGAGCGATTTGAATGCGCTGATGGAAGGCCCACTCTGGCTGAAGCTGGAAAATCTCCAGCGGACCGGTAGTTTCAAGGCCCGGGGTGCGCTGAACTGGGTGCTCGGTGCCGACGAGGACGAACTCCGCGATGGCCTGGTTACCGTTTCCGCCGGGAACCACGCGCTGGCCCTGGCTTGGGCGGCCGCACAGCGCAAAACCCACTTGACCGTGGTGATGCCGGAGGGCTCCAGTCCCCTCAAGATCCGTCGCACCGAAGCGCTGGGTGCCGACGTCATCATCCGTGGCACAATCCAGGAGGCGGTGGCCCATTGCCATGCATTGCGGGACAAGCAGGGTCTCACGCTGGTCCACCCCTATAACGATCCTCGTGTCATGGCCGGCCAGGGGACGGTGGGGCTGGAACTGCTGCGCCAGTGCCCGGATATGAAGCGGGTGATCTGCCCCATCGGCGGTGGCGGCCTGATATCGGGCCTGGGCTTGGCGCTGAAATCTGAAAGGCCCGATGTTGAACTGATTGGCGTCGAGCCGGAAGGCGCAGCCACCATGCGCAACGCTTGGGATCGTAACGATGCCGATGCGGCCTTGGATACGGTGGAAACGTGGGCCGCCAGCCTGGCTCCGGCCGTGGTGGGCAACCATACCTTCGCGGCAACGCGCCAGGTGGTGGATCACATCGTCACAGTGACCGAAGCCGGCATACGCCAAGCTACGCAGCACCTGCTATCCGATGCGCACCTGTTCGTGGAGCCTGGCGCCAGTGTAGGTCTGGCCGCGCTGCTGGAAAACAAGGCGGCTTTCAGCCCCGATGAGACGGTGCTGGTGCTGACCGGCGCCAATCTTGACCTGGAGCAGGTCGTCCGCTGTCTGGATTAA
- a CDS encoding MFS transporter produces MTNNRQPGQRRALWSWALYDWANSAFFTIILTFVFARYFSQSVVQDDVAGTEAWGNIVGISGLFIAILAPILGAIADQAGRLKPWLISFTLLCVLASGMLWFVTPEQDQFWLAAFWVGAGILGAEFAFIFYNAMLPDLAPMHQVGRWSGWGWGLGYVGGVLSLVVALFAFIESEGAWLGLDVAQAEHVRATFVLVAIWYLVFALPVFFMTPDRPRGNLKPVQAVRAGLAQIRESIANVRQYRHILRFLIARMLYIDGLATVFTFGGVYAAGTFGMDQTQVLQFAIALNVTAGLGALGFAWVDDALGGRNTVLVSLVGLACSALAILLVESMVGFWAWGMILGIFVGPLQSASRSYLARVAPEHLQTQMFGLFAFSGKATAFAGPLLVGTVTGLTGSQRWGMATILVFLVAGFLIMLTVPASVEKDAKANAV; encoded by the coding sequence ATGACGAACAATCGCCAACCCGGCCAGCGTCGAGCCCTCTGGTCCTGGGCCTTATACGACTGGGCTAACAGCGCGTTCTTTACCATTATTCTTACCTTTGTCTTCGCCCGCTATTTCAGCCAGTCCGTGGTGCAGGACGACGTTGCCGGGACCGAAGCCTGGGGCAACATTGTGGGTATTTCCGGATTGTTCATCGCAATTCTGGCCCCGATTCTCGGCGCTATTGCCGATCAGGCGGGCCGGCTCAAGCCCTGGCTGATCAGCTTTACGCTACTGTGCGTGCTGGCGTCGGGCATGCTGTGGTTTGTCACCCCCGAGCAGGATCAGTTCTGGCTGGCGGCTTTTTGGGTGGGCGCCGGCATCCTTGGGGCCGAGTTCGCTTTTATCTTCTATAACGCCATGTTGCCGGATTTGGCGCCGATGCATCAGGTGGGCCGGTGGTCCGGGTGGGGTTGGGGCCTGGGTTATGTGGGCGGGGTGCTGAGCCTCGTGGTGGCGCTGTTTGCCTTTATCGAGTCGGAGGGTGCGTGGCTCGGCCTGGACGTCGCCCAGGCTGAACATGTGCGGGCCACCTTTGTACTGGTGGCCATCTGGTATCTGGTTTTTGCGTTGCCGGTATTCTTCATGACGCCGGATCGTCCGCGCGGCAACCTGAAGCCGGTGCAAGCGGTGCGTGCCGGTCTAGCGCAGATCCGCGAGTCCATTGCAAACGTGCGCCAGTACCGCCACATTCTGCGCTTTTTGATCGCCCGTATGCTTTATATCGATGGCCTGGCAACGGTGTTCACTTTCGGCGGCGTCTATGCAGCGGGCACCTTTGGTATGGACCAGACTCAGGTCCTGCAGTTTGCAATTGCATTAAACGTGACGGCCGGTTTGGGGGCCTTGGGATTTGCCTGGGTCGACGATGCGCTGGGCGGGCGCAATACCGTGCTGGTGTCGCTGGTGGGTTTGGCCTGTAGCGCTTTGGCCATCCTACTGGTGGAAAGCATGGTGGGTTTCTGGGCCTGGGGCATGATTCTCGGCATTTTCGTCGGGCCGCTGCAATCCGCCAGCCGCTCTTATCTGGCGCGGGTGGCGCCAGAGCACCTGCAGACCCAGATGTTCGGGCTATTCGCCTTCTCCGGTAAGGCGACGGCGTTTGCCGGTCCGCTGTTGGTTGGCACCGTTACCGGCCTCACCGGCAGTCAGCGCTGGGGAATGGCGACCATCCTGGTGTTTTTGGTGGCGGGCTTTCTCATCATGCTCACGGTCCCGGCGTCCGTGGAAAAAGACGCAAAGGCAAACGCCGTTTGA
- a CDS encoding right-handed parallel beta-helix repeat-containing protein, which yields MSGRNMWGRCWAGLLTSLCLALPQLALANDGAACDRQVKPGENVGMVLNGLPQDDSHQTVCLAAGEFQLDGMLHLERSNVTLRGAGPDATTLRLREGVSSPVLVLGDVHHQEPDMTVRNVTVEDLAIRGRANAGEEFNSERPYLSNSALIVRRGENIELTDLDIRDCRSACVLTEYHSSDVRIADNVIAGAKWDGISLNRAGPTRVVGNIVRDNTAAGITVEYLNNSEISNNVVTDNGSHGIYLADAEHNRFADNRIAGNAEAGVFLTCSVRHRDPVLCWDNSFSRDNVFTNNTFENNQFGYQVAVDKAANCLHSETPPNVSRGDSFLASPNQEPAWEEFGRCIAYDGSRTLQQVSSGD from the coding sequence ATGAGCGGTAGAAACATGTGGGGCCGGTGTTGGGCGGGATTGCTGACGTCGCTCTGTCTGGCCTTGCCACAACTGGCCCTGGCTAATGACGGTGCGGCATGCGACCGGCAGGTCAAGCCCGGCGAGAATGTCGGCATGGTACTCAACGGATTGCCGCAGGACGACTCCCACCAGACTGTCTGTCTCGCCGCGGGAGAGTTTCAGCTGGACGGCATGCTTCACCTGGAGCGTAGCAATGTCACCCTGCGCGGTGCGGGACCGGACGCCACCACTCTGCGCTTGCGGGAAGGTGTATCGAGCCCGGTCTTGGTCTTGGGCGACGTCCACCACCAGGAGCCGGACATGACCGTGCGCAACGTCACGGTGGAGGATTTGGCCATCCGTGGGCGCGCCAATGCCGGCGAGGAATTCAACAGCGAGCGTCCCTACCTGAGTAACAGCGCACTGATCGTGCGCCGTGGCGAGAATATTGAGCTCACCGACCTCGACATCCGTGACTGCCGCAGTGCCTGTGTATTGACGGAATACCATAGCAGTGACGTCAGGATCGCAGACAACGTCATTGCTGGCGCTAAGTGGGATGGCATCTCGCTTAATCGCGCGGGGCCGACGCGCGTGGTGGGCAACATCGTCCGGGATAACACCGCGGCGGGGATCACCGTGGAATATCTGAATAACAGCGAGATCTCCAATAACGTGGTGACCGACAACGGCTCGCATGGGATTTATTTGGCGGATGCCGAGCATAACCGGTTTGCCGATAATCGCATTGCCGGCAATGCCGAGGCGGGCGTCTTCCTGACGTGTTCCGTGCGGCACCGCGACCCGGTATTGTGTTGGGACAATAGCTTTAGCCGCGACAACGTCTTCACCAACAACACGTTCGAAAACAACCAGTTTGGCTATCAGGTCGCGGTGGATAAGGCGGCCAATTGCTTGCATAGCGAAACCCCACCTAACGTCTCCCGTGGCGACAGCTTTCTGGCCAGCCCCAATCAGGAGCCGGCATGGGAAGAATTCGGGCGATGCATCGCCTACGACGGCAGCCGTACGTTGCAGCAGGTATCGTCCGGAGACTGA
- the nfi gene encoding deoxyribonuclease V (cleaves DNA at apurinic or apyrimidinic sites) — translation MPDLTREWADLTPREAIAMQQALASQVSTTDDLPIVKTVAGIDVGFENKETARAAIVVLSFPELTPLEYAIARLPTPFPYVPGLLSFRECPVILKALDQLKIQPDLLLCDGMGIAHPRRLGIATHIGLLTGMPSIGVGKSRLTGRHGDVPEGKGEWTPLMDRGEEIGAVLRTREGVKPLFISPGHRISLPTALEYVMACVTKYRLPETTRWADGVASGRGQQWLKALESL, via the coding sequence CTGCCGGATCTGACCCGGGAATGGGCTGACCTGACACCCCGGGAAGCCATTGCCATGCAGCAGGCTCTGGCGAGCCAGGTGTCCACAACCGACGACCTGCCGATAGTGAAAACCGTCGCGGGGATCGATGTGGGGTTCGAAAACAAGGAGACCGCCCGGGCTGCTATCGTCGTGCTGTCCTTTCCCGAGCTGACGCCACTGGAGTACGCGATAGCACGCCTGCCCACGCCGTTTCCTTACGTGCCCGGTTTGCTGTCGTTTCGCGAATGCCCGGTCATCCTGAAAGCCCTGGATCAACTCAAGATCCAACCGGATTTGTTGCTCTGCGACGGCATGGGCATCGCTCACCCGCGCCGGCTAGGCATTGCCACCCATATCGGCTTGCTCACGGGTATGCCGAGTATCGGCGTCGGCAAAAGCAGGCTGACAGGCCGACATGGCGACGTTCCGGAAGGCAAAGGGGAATGGACGCCACTAATGGACCGCGGCGAAGAAATCGGCGCCGTCCTCCGTACCCGTGAAGGGGTCAAACCGCTCTTTATCTCGCCCGGTCACCGCATCAGCCTACCCACGGCTCTCGAATACGTAATGGCCTGTGTGACGAAATACCGGTTGCCGGAAACCACCCGTTGGGCCGATGGTGTCGCGTCCGGGCGCGGGCAGCAGTGGCTGAAGGCATTGGAGTCGCTTTAA
- a CDS encoding DNA ligase: MFFLLYRRWLPALISLVLLSSAFGLHAEKPQLTLAQTYEQGPDLTHYWVSEKLDGVRAYWNGERLMSRQGNQFHAPAWFTADFPGEPLDGELWMGRGRFAEVSGAVRKLEPVDSEWRQVQYRIFDLPASEAPFSERVAQMRQLLVPSPSPYLSMIGQRQASSHETLMARLGQVVSAGGEGLMLHRGDSLYHVGRTNDLLKVKQYQDAEAVVVGYTPGQGKYEGMLGALVVELEGGRQFKLGTGFSDEERARPPAIGATVTYKFFGLTSTGLPRFASFMRMRDEEPVRE; encoded by the coding sequence ATGTTCTTTCTGTTGTACCGACGCTGGCTGCCTGCGCTAATCAGCCTCGTTTTGTTGTCGTCTGCCTTCGGGCTCCACGCCGAAAAACCCCAACTCACCCTAGCCCAAACCTACGAACAAGGCCCCGACCTCACCCACTACTGGGTCAGCGAAAAGCTCGACGGCGTGCGCGCTTATTGGAACGGTGAGCGGTTGATGTCCCGCCAGGGAAATCAGTTCCATGCACCCGCATGGTTTACGGCAGACTTTCCGGGCGAGCCACTGGATGGCGAGCTATGGATGGGCCGTGGCCGTTTCGCGGAGGTGTCCGGCGCGGTGCGAAAATTGGAGCCTGTTGATTCTGAGTGGCGGCAGGTTCAGTACCGCATCTTTGACCTGCCGGCGAGCGAGGCGCCGTTCTCTGAGCGCGTGGCTCAAATGCGCCAGTTGCTGGTGCCATCGCCTTCGCCCTACCTGAGCATGATCGGGCAGCGTCAAGCATCCAGCCACGAAACCCTGATGGCCAGGTTGGGTCAGGTTGTCAGCGCTGGCGGCGAAGGTCTGATGCTCCACCGGGGCGATAGTCTTTACCATGTTGGACGTACGAATGACCTGCTGAAAGTGAAGCAGTATCAGGATGCCGAGGCCGTCGTGGTTGGCTATACGCCGGGGCAGGGTAAGTACGAAGGTATGCTGGGTGCGTTGGTGGTGGAATTGGAGGGTGGCCGGCAGTTTAAGTTGGGTACAGGATTCAGCGACGAGGAACGAGCTCGGCCACCGGCAATCGGCGCGACGGTGACCTATAAATTTTTTGGGCTGACATCCACCGGCCTGCCTCGGTTCGCCAGTTTTATGCGGATGCGGGACGAGGAGCCTGTCCGGGAATAA
- a CDS encoding REP-associated tyrosine transposase, with the protein MQYRRANAKGGTYFFTVNLAQRDSDLLVRHVDDLRNAIYKVKAKHPFSLLAMVVLPEHLHAIWRLPHGDANYPLRWSLIKAGFSRRLEKEERIRKSRSDKRERGIWQRRYWEHQIRDEADLKRHVDYIHYNPVKHGWVNRPIDWRHSTLHGYVARGTIGMDWGGVGIEGEDVGYGER; encoded by the coding sequence ATGCAATATCGCCGAGCTAATGCCAAGGGAGGCACCTACTTCTTCACGGTCAACTTAGCCCAACGCGACTCGGACCTATTGGTGCGCCATGTCGATGATCTTCGTAATGCCATATACAAGGTGAAAGCGAAGCATCCCTTTTCACTTCTGGCGATGGTGGTCTTGCCGGAGCATCTGCATGCTATTTGGCGCCTGCCTCACGGTGATGCGAATTATCCTCTGCGATGGTCTTTGATCAAGGCGGGTTTCTCTCGACGGTTGGAGAAAGAAGAGCGTATTCGGAAAAGTCGGAGCGATAAGCGTGAGAGGGGTATTTGGCAGCGGCGGTACTGGGAACATCAAATCCGGGATGAAGCCGACCTGAAACGGCATGTCGACTACATTCACTATAATCCGGTGAAGCATGGGTGGGTTAACCGACCGATCGATTGGCGGCATTCAACGTTGCATGGATACGTTGCGCGGGGAACGATCGGTATGGATTGGGGAGGCGTTGGGATTGAGGGGGAAGACGTGGGTTATGGCGAGAGGTAA